The Hyphomicrobium sp. MC1 genome window below encodes:
- the ispH gene encoding 4-hydroxy-3-methylbut-2-enyl diphosphate reductase — translation MKVILAQPRGFCAGVVRAIDTVERALAHRDGPVYVRHEIVHNRHVVEDLKAKGARFVEDLADVPNGSVTIFSAHGVSHSVEDEARLRRLNVVDATCPLVSKVHKQGQRYSSLGRTIILIGHAGHVEIEGTLGRISGPVYLVENGEDVAKLDIPDDTPVAYITQTTLSVDDTRSTIEAVKKRFTDVIGPETRDICYATQNRQTAVRDLCRHVELLLVVGASNSSNSNRLREIGSECGVPSYLVADGSKVDLAWLAGVATVGVTAGASAPDVLVQDVLAAIGKAGPIEIETLDGVEEKITFRLPPELLEAS, via the coding sequence CACTTGCTCATCGTGATGGGCCTGTCTATGTGCGCCACGAAATCGTCCACAACCGGCACGTCGTCGAAGATCTGAAAGCCAAGGGCGCCCGTTTTGTTGAGGACCTAGCGGACGTGCCGAACGGCTCCGTCACGATCTTCAGTGCGCACGGCGTTTCCCATTCCGTCGAGGACGAGGCGCGCCTTCGCCGTCTCAATGTCGTCGATGCGACCTGCCCCCTCGTCTCGAAGGTCCATAAGCAGGGCCAGCGCTATTCGTCACTGGGCAGAACGATCATCCTGATCGGGCATGCTGGGCACGTCGAGATCGAAGGGACATTGGGGCGCATCTCCGGTCCCGTTTACCTTGTGGAAAACGGCGAGGATGTCGCGAAACTCGATATTCCGGATGATACCCCCGTCGCCTACATCACCCAGACGACGCTCAGCGTCGATGATACCCGGTCGACGATCGAGGCCGTCAAAAAGCGGTTCACGGACGTAATTGGGCCGGAAACGCGTGACATCTGCTATGCCACGCAAAATCGGCAGACGGCAGTGCGGGACCTTTGCCGGCATGTCGAGCTTTTGCTGGTGGTCGGAGCGAGCAACAGCTCGAACTCGAACCGCCTGAGGGAAATCGGGTCGGAATGTGGGGTTCCAAGTTATCTCGTCGCCGACGGCAGCAAAGTCGATTTGGCTTGGCTCGCCGGAGTTGCGACGGTCGGCGTAACTGCGGGTGCCTCGGCGCCCGACGTCCTTGTCCAGGACGTATTAGCTGCGATAGGTAAGGCGGGGCCAATCGAAATCGAGACGCTTGACGGCGTCGAAGAAAAGATAACCTTCCGCCTGCCGCCTGAATTGCTCGAAGCATCATGA
- the hpnH gene encoding adenosyl-hopene transferase HpnH — protein sequence MGIPLNQALSVGAYVIGQHLRGNKRYPLVLMLEPLFRCNLACAGCGKIDYPDKILNQRISVADALHSMDECGAPVVVLAGGEPLLHKELPEIVEGALKKGKFVTVCTNALLLEKKIHLYKPHKNFNWSIHLDGDKEMHDRSVCQKGVYDRAVEAIKVAKAKGFRVNINTTLFSDAKAEQVAKFLDEMKKLDIGGVTISPGYAYERAPDQQHFLNRTKTKQLFRDIFKLGKGGRAWPFFQSALFLDFLAGNQTYNCTPWGNPTRTVFGWQKPCYLLGEGYTKTFKELMESTDWDKYGTGNYEKCADCMVHSGFEATAVMDAVKKPWKIAAVALRGVKTDGPMAPEIALDKQRPAEFVFSRHVENKLAEISAAEARAQKPVAAE from the coding sequence GTGGGAATTCCATTAAACCAAGCTTTGTCTGTGGGTGCCTACGTCATCGGACAGCACCTCAGGGGGAACAAACGCTATCCGCTCGTGCTGATGCTCGAGCCGCTCTTTCGCTGCAACCTCGCGTGCGCGGGCTGCGGCAAGATCGATTATCCCGACAAGATTTTGAACCAGCGCATTTCCGTCGCCGATGCTTTGCATTCGATGGACGAATGCGGCGCGCCGGTCGTCGTGCTGGCTGGCGGCGAACCATTGCTGCACAAAGAGCTGCCGGAGATCGTCGAGGGTGCACTCAAGAAAGGCAAGTTCGTCACGGTGTGCACGAACGCGCTGCTGCTTGAGAAAAAAATTCATCTCTACAAGCCGCACAAGAATTTCAACTGGTCGATCCATCTCGACGGCGACAAGGAGATGCATGACCGTTCCGTTTGCCAAAAGGGCGTCTATGATCGCGCTGTGGAAGCGATCAAGGTTGCCAAGGCAAAAGGCTTCCGCGTCAACATCAACACGACGCTGTTCAGCGATGCCAAGGCCGAGCAGGTCGCGAAGTTCCTCGACGAGATGAAGAAGCTCGATATCGGCGGTGTCACGATTTCGCCCGGCTATGCCTACGAGCGCGCCCCCGATCAGCAGCACTTCCTCAACCGCACGAAGACGAAGCAGCTGTTCCGCGACATCTTCAAGCTCGGCAAGGGCGGACGGGCCTGGCCGTTCTTCCAGTCGGCGCTGTTCCTCGACTTCCTGGCCGGCAACCAGACTTACAATTGCACGCCGTGGGGCAACCCGACGCGTACCGTGTTCGGCTGGCAGAAGCCCTGCTATCTGCTCGGCGAAGGTTATACGAAAACCTTCAAGGAGCTGATGGAAAGCACGGACTGGGACAAGTACGGCACCGGCAACTACGAGAAGTGCGCCGACTGCATGGTGCATTCGGGCTTTGAAGCAACTGCGGTCATGGATGCCGTCAAGAAGCCGTGGAAGATCGCGGCGGTTGCGCTTCGCGGCGTCAAGACGGACGGTCCGATGGCGCCCGAAATCGCACTCGACAAGCAGCGTCCGGCTGAGTTCGTGTTCTCACGGCATGTCGAGAACAAGTTAGCTGAGATCAGCGCAGCCGAGGCCCGGGCCCAGAAGCCGGTGGCAGCGGAGTAA
- a CDS encoding phosphorylase — MALGFVIAATGLKAEARIAERPGHVKAVIGGGREDRLATLLQEGLTESTRGLISFGIAGGLRPGLKPGTIIVGTSVLHSSGRIYPADARWSDRLFEALPNAESGPVTGSSTIIANRDEKHAIYLKSGAFAADMESHVVAQMAAERGLPFAVLRVIADPSTLSLPPAAVNGLNPDGSPNITAVLKSLATQPSQLWDIIRIAGATRRAMKSLLRCHRLLGPGLGCADLS; from the coding sequence GTGGCTCTAGGCTTCGTCATCGCCGCAACGGGGTTGAAGGCCGAGGCGCGCATCGCTGAGCGGCCGGGACACGTGAAAGCCGTTATCGGTGGTGGCCGCGAAGACCGCCTCGCAACGCTACTTCAAGAAGGACTGACGGAAAGCACGCGCGGCCTTATCAGCTTTGGCATAGCGGGCGGGCTCCGGCCCGGACTGAAGCCCGGCACAATCATCGTCGGCACGTCGGTACTGCACAGTAGCGGCAGGATATATCCAGCAGACGCGCGCTGGAGCGATCGGCTGTTCGAGGCTCTACCGAACGCCGAAAGCGGTCCGGTTACAGGTTCGAGCACGATCATCGCCAATCGCGACGAGAAGCACGCGATCTATCTCAAATCTGGTGCCTTTGCGGCCGATATGGAAAGTCACGTCGTGGCGCAGATGGCGGCCGAGAGAGGACTACCGTTTGCGGTCCTGCGAGTGATAGCCGACCCGTCGACGCTGAGCCTGCCACCCGCAGCCGTCAACGGTCTCAATCCGGACGGGTCGCCGAACATTACGGCCGTTTTAAAATCGCTCGCGACGCAACCGAGCCAGCTATGGGACATCATCCGCATAGCCGGCGCGACGCGTCGCGCGATGAAGAGCTTACTCCGCTGCCACCGGCTTCTGGGCCCGGGCCTCGGCTGCGCTGATCTCAGCTAA
- the shc gene encoding squalene--hopene cyclase, whose translation MTFESTSQSTRLASEITARELTPSEIEGAIAAAKNALLALQRDDGHFVFELEADATIPAEYVLMRHYLAEPVDAVLEGKIANYLRRIQSEDGGWPLVHDGASNISASVKAYFALKMIGVGIDEPYMKKARGWILSQGGASHSNVFTRNLLALFAVIPWTGVPVMPVEIMVLPRWFPFHLDKISYWARTVVVPLTVLNALKPQARNPLGVGIAELFTIPPDEVKVWPKGPHQKSPWSEIFGAIDRVLRFTEPHFPKSLRKKSIDKAVAFVDERLNGEDGLGAIFPAMVNALLVYDALGYSKDHPNYQTARGSIEKLVTVNDDEAYCQPCLSPVWDTALSAHALMEVGDAETEAASDRALQWLKPLQVLDTVGDWAATRPNVRPGGWAFQYANPHYPDTDDTAVVAMAMDRTLGRTQQPDTTYREAISRAREWIVGMQSKNGGWGAFDADNTYEYLNQIPFSDHGALLDPPTADVTARCLSMLAQLGDRPGNSYELDRGIAYLKRTQEKDGSWYGRWGMNYIYGTWSVLCALNVAGVEPSSSVVRKAVDWLLAIQNKDGGWGEDSESYTLDYRGYEAAPSTASQTAWALMGLMAAGEIDNPAVKKGIAYLTSTQASDGFWNEKRFTATGFPRVFYLRYHGYSKFFPMWALARYRNLKASNTKAVLVGM comes from the coding sequence ATGACTTTCGAATCCACATCGCAATCCACGCGCTTGGCGTCTGAGATCACGGCACGTGAGTTGACGCCGTCAGAGATCGAAGGCGCGATCGCGGCGGCGAAAAATGCTCTCCTTGCGCTTCAGCGCGATGACGGCCATTTCGTCTTCGAGCTTGAAGCCGACGCGACGATTCCCGCCGAATACGTTCTGATGCGCCATTATCTTGCTGAGCCGGTCGATGCCGTACTCGAAGGCAAGATCGCCAACTATCTTCGCCGCATCCAGTCGGAGGACGGCGGCTGGCCGCTGGTTCACGACGGTGCGTCCAACATCAGTGCCAGCGTCAAGGCTTACTTCGCTCTGAAGATGATCGGCGTCGGCATCGACGAGCCGTACATGAAGAAGGCGCGCGGCTGGATACTGTCGCAAGGCGGCGCCTCACACAGCAACGTCTTTACGCGCAACCTGCTCGCTCTTTTCGCGGTCATTCCGTGGACAGGCGTCCCGGTGATGCCGGTCGAGATCATGGTGCTGCCGCGCTGGTTTCCGTTTCACCTCGACAAGATTTCCTATTGGGCGCGCACCGTCGTCGTTCCGCTGACGGTCTTGAACGCCCTGAAGCCACAAGCGCGCAATCCGCTTGGCGTCGGCATCGCCGAGCTTTTCACCATTCCGCCGGACGAGGTGAAGGTCTGGCCAAAGGGGCCGCATCAGAAATCGCCGTGGTCCGAAATCTTCGGCGCCATCGACCGCGTCTTGCGCTTCACCGAACCACACTTCCCGAAGTCGCTGCGCAAGAAGTCCATCGATAAGGCTGTCGCGTTTGTCGATGAGCGTTTGAACGGTGAGGATGGGCTCGGCGCGATCTTCCCGGCGATGGTCAACGCTCTGCTCGTTTACGACGCGCTTGGTTATTCCAAGGATCATCCGAACTATCAGACCGCGCGCGGCTCGATCGAAAAGCTTGTTACCGTCAACGACGACGAAGCCTACTGCCAGCCATGCCTCTCGCCGGTTTGGGATACGGCGCTGTCGGCCCATGCTCTGATGGAAGTCGGGGACGCTGAAACCGAGGCTGCCTCCGACCGCGCGTTGCAGTGGTTGAAGCCGTTGCAGGTACTCGACACCGTGGGCGACTGGGCCGCGACGCGTCCGAACGTCCGTCCCGGCGGCTGGGCCTTCCAATATGCAAACCCGCACTACCCCGACACCGACGATACCGCCGTCGTCGCGATGGCGATGGACCGCACGCTGGGGCGTACCCAGCAGCCTGACACGACGTATCGCGAAGCCATTTCGCGCGCCCGCGAGTGGATCGTCGGCATGCAGAGCAAGAATGGCGGCTGGGGCGCATTCGATGCCGATAACACCTACGAATATCTGAACCAGATCCCCTTTTCGGATCACGGCGCGCTGCTCGATCCGCCGACGGCAGACGTCACCGCGCGCTGCCTCTCCATGCTGGCACAGCTCGGTGACCGTCCCGGGAACAGCTACGAACTCGATAGGGGCATCGCGTATCTCAAGCGCACCCAGGAAAAGGACGGCAGCTGGTACGGCCGCTGGGGTATGAACTATATCTACGGCACGTGGTCAGTGCTGTGTGCGCTCAACGTTGCCGGTGTCGAGCCGTCTTCGAGCGTCGTGCGCAAGGCCGTTGATTGGCTGCTCGCTATTCAGAACAAGGACGGCGGCTGGGGCGAAGACAGCGAAAGCTACACGCTCGATTATCGCGGTTACGAAGCGGCGCCTAGCACCGCGTCTCAAACTGCCTGGGCGCTGATGGGTCTGATGGCCGCCGGCGAGATCGACAACCCGGCCGTGAAAAAAGGCATCGCCTATCTCACGTCGACTCAGGCCTCGGACGGCTTCTGGAATGAGAAGCGTTTTACGGCGACAGGCTTTCCCCGCGTCTTCTATCTCCGCTATCACGGCTATTCGAAGTTCTTCCCGATGTGGGCACTCGCACGCTACCGTAACCTGAAGGCCTCGAATACCAAGGCCGTGCTCGTCGGGATGTAA
- the hpnE gene encoding hydroxysqualene dehydroxylase HpnE yields MTSGTVHIVGAGLAGLSAAVALVGQGQKVVVHELARHAGGRCRSYFEPALGMTIDNGNHLLLSGNASALAFLDKVGGRHLLDEPQHAEFHFFDLATKNGWVLRPNDGPVPWWIFSKDRRVPHTRASDYLRLGRLLKAAPCETVTEKIDSNSVLYKRLMEPVLLAALNCNPKEGSAQLAAAVIRETLGRGGKACRPLFAANGLGPALVDPAISFIEKDGGEVRFDHSLRAIEWQDARARALQFDDARVEFGRDDRIVLAVPAWVAKTLVPELRVPTKYRSIFNAHFAYPSPKGVPKITGVINATTEWLFAFNDRLSVTVSSADRFNEAEREPLARRIWSEVATIAGIDADLPRWQIVKERRATFAATPDENALRPRAQTHWKNLFLAGDWTATGLPATIEGAIRSGETAAKLAMATQL; encoded by the coding sequence ATGACGAGCGGCACCGTTCACATCGTCGGGGCCGGTCTCGCCGGCCTTTCGGCGGCGGTTGCGCTGGTCGGTCAAGGACAAAAGGTCGTCGTCCACGAACTGGCGCGCCACGCAGGCGGCCGCTGCCGATCCTATTTCGAGCCGGCGCTCGGAATGACGATCGATAACGGCAATCATCTTCTGCTGTCGGGAAACGCCAGCGCGCTTGCCTTTCTCGACAAAGTCGGCGGCAGGCATCTCCTCGATGAGCCGCAGCACGCCGAATTCCATTTCTTCGACCTCGCTACCAAAAACGGCTGGGTGCTGCGGCCGAACGACGGCCCTGTGCCGTGGTGGATATTCAGCAAGGATCGCCGCGTGCCGCACACGCGGGCGAGCGACTATCTTCGTCTCGGCCGCCTCTTGAAGGCCGCACCATGCGAAACGGTCACGGAAAAGATCGACTCGAACTCGGTGCTCTATAAGCGGCTGATGGAGCCTGTACTGCTTGCGGCGTTGAATTGCAATCCTAAGGAAGGGTCGGCGCAACTCGCAGCTGCCGTCATTCGCGAAACGCTCGGGCGCGGCGGCAAGGCCTGCCGTCCGCTGTTCGCCGCCAATGGCCTGGGACCCGCGCTCGTCGATCCGGCAATTTCATTCATCGAGAAAGACGGTGGCGAAGTACGCTTCGATCATTCTCTTCGCGCCATCGAATGGCAGGACGCGCGCGCTCGCGCCTTGCAATTCGATGACGCCCGGGTCGAGTTTGGTCGCGACGACCGCATCGTCCTCGCCGTACCGGCCTGGGTGGCGAAAACGCTTGTCCCCGAATTGCGCGTGCCGACCAAATACCGTTCGATCTTCAACGCCCACTTCGCATATCCATCGCCGAAAGGCGTGCCGAAGATTACCGGCGTCATAAATGCTACGACGGAATGGCTGTTTGCCTTCAACGACAGGCTATCGGTAACGGTTAGCTCAGCCGATCGCTTCAACGAAGCCGAGCGCGAGCCACTCGCCCGCCGCATCTGGTCCGAGGTTGCGACAATCGCCGGGATCGACGCTGACCTTCCGCGATGGCAGATCGTCAAGGAACGCCGTGCGACGTTTGCGGCAACGCCGGACGAGAACGCCCTGCGACCTCGCGCGCAAACGCACTGGAAAAACCTTTTTCTTGCCGGAGATTGGACCGCCACCGGCCTTCCCGCGACAATTGAGGGCGCGATAAGGTCAGGCGAAACCGCTGCCAAACTGGCGATGGCGACACAACTCTGA
- the hpnD gene encoding presqualene diphosphate synthase HpnD, producing the protein MSAEVDTLSVEDVPAAASSSFYAAMRVLPRSQRDAMYHVYAFCRAVDDVADNDGSREVRHADLERYRTDIEQLYATGRTTPRTRDLLLPIRQYGLLMDDFIAVIDGMEMDILRDLCAPEWKVLDLYCDRAASAVGRLSVRIFGMDEKPGIELSHNLGRALQLTNILRDIDEDAAMGRLYLPKEALRDAGIDDTSIDAILANPALDRVCRGIAEITRKYYDRSEAIMAAAPRRAVRSPRMMATVYRGILEKLIARGWKAPRVDVRRSKRTVIWAVLRDGIF; encoded by the coding sequence ATGAGCGCTGAAGTTGATACCTTGAGTGTCGAAGACGTTCCGGCAGCGGCGAGCAGCTCATTCTATGCCGCGATGCGGGTGCTCCCGCGCTCGCAACGGGATGCGATGTATCACGTCTACGCCTTTTGCCGGGCGGTCGATGACGTCGCCGACAACGACGGCTCGCGCGAGGTGCGCCACGCCGACCTCGAACGCTATCGCACCGATATTGAGCAATTGTACGCAACCGGCCGCACGACGCCGCGCACGCGCGATCTGCTCCTGCCGATTCGGCAGTATGGTCTTCTGATGGACGATTTCATCGCCGTCATTGACGGCATGGAGATGGACATCCTCCGCGATCTATGCGCGCCGGAATGGAAAGTTCTCGATCTCTATTGCGATCGCGCCGCCTCTGCGGTCGGACGTCTGTCTGTGCGCATTTTCGGCATGGATGAGAAGCCGGGAATCGAGCTGTCGCACAATCTCGGCCGTGCTCTGCAGTTGACGAACATTCTGCGCGACATCGACGAAGACGCCGCGATGGGCCGCCTCTATTTGCCCAAGGAAGCGCTGCGTGATGCCGGCATCGACGACACATCGATTGACGCCATTCTTGCCAATCCGGCATTGGATCGTGTCTGTCGCGGCATCGCCGAGATCACACGGAAATACTACGATCGCTCCGAAGCGATCATGGCCGCCGCGCCGCGTCGCGCTGTGCGGTCGCCGCGCATGATGGCGACGGTCTATCGCGGCATTCTCGAAAAGCTGATCGCCCGTGGCTGGAAAGCGCCGCGCGTGGACGTGCGTCGTTCGAAGCGCACAGTCATCTGGGCGGTTCTGCGTGACGGCATCTTCTGA